In one window of Gemmatimonadota bacterium DNA:
- a CDS encoding ABC transporter substrate-binding protein has translation MQKIFIALALALITLSCTSTDKTQVQFILDWKAQMEHAGFFVAKQKGFYEQEGLEIEILEGSGAPTSARVVGNGTYKLGVASGSATVMARVRNIPIVSLAVINQQTPVVVYSLVEKNITTPQDLIGKSIGVNIGGTKHREFQAFLRHQNIPEEDIQLMGMSEASPAPLLAGQVDAMLGYTEDQPVTVELQGHAVNRLALSDYGIDVYSTNIIANESFLKENPDLVKRFLRASLRGWQHAVDHPEDAVAAYMAARPESDEAFNRANFKYLIPLLHSADTQQQGLGAQTEAKWQQTQDILHSLDMIDQKVDLNLLFTTEFMPE, from the coding sequence ATGCAAAAAATATTCATCGCTCTTGCCCTCGCACTCATCACCCTGTCCTGTACGAGTACAGACAAGACACAGGTACAGTTCATTCTCGACTGGAAGGCGCAGATGGAACACGCGGGCTTTTTTGTCGCCAAACAAAAGGGGTTTTACGAACAAGAGGGACTTGAGATCGAAATCCTCGAAGGCAGTGGTGCCCCCACTTCAGCTCGCGTCGTGGGCAACGGCACCTACAAACTCGGCGTGGCCAGCGGATCGGCAACTGTTATGGCGAGGGTGCGCAACATTCCTATTGTATCGCTCGCAGTAATCAATCAGCAAACCCCAGTGGTCGTTTATTCACTCGTAGAAAAAAATATCACAACACCGCAGGACCTGATCGGCAAAAGCATTGGCGTCAATATCGGCGGCACGAAACACCGCGAATTTCAAGCCTTCTTGCGCCACCAGAATATCCCCGAAGAAGACATACAACTCATGGGCATGAGCGAAGCCAGCCCGGCGCCGCTCCTCGCAGGCCAAGTCGATGCCATGCTCGGATACACCGAAGATCAACCCGTCACAGTCGAACTTCAGGGCCACGCGGTCAATCGCCTTGCCCTATCGGACTACGGCATCGATGTCTATAGCACCAATATCATTGCCAATGAGTCTTTTCTCAAAGAAAATCCCGATCTGGTCAAACGCTTTTTGCGGGCGAGCCTGCGCGGATGGCAACACGCCGTCGATCATCCCGAAGATGCGGTAGCAGCCTACATGGCCGCGCGTCCCGAAAGCGACGAGGCCTTCAATCGCGCCAATTTCAAATATCTGATTCCCCTGTTGCATAGTGCCGACACACAACAACAGGGCCTGGGCGCCCAAACTGAAGCAAAGTGGCAACAAACACAGGATATCCTCCACAGCCTGGACATGATTGACCAAAAAGTCGATCTCAACCTGCTCTTCACCACGGAATTTATGCCCGAGTGA
- a CDS encoding ABC transporter permease: protein MKLIRFFAREYALSGLFIALLLGLWEIVVRSLDIAAFILPPPSQILSKFAASHRLLLSHGLVTLTAALGGFFTGASSGLLCAIAMARSRLIERMLYPLVISTQTFPKEALAPVFVIWFGFGLLPKVIIAGLISFFPVVINTTRGLLSVDKSILDLMRSLSASQRQIFFKVRLPNAIPYLFAALKMCITLSVIGAVVGEFVGSSAGLGHLIRLANSELATDLMFAALLALGCMGTGLFLLVDGLEKTALRRWGGAVETIGR, encoded by the coding sequence GTGAAACTAATCCGCTTTTTTGCCCGAGAATACGCTCTTTCGGGACTGTTTATCGCCTTGCTACTCGGCTTGTGGGAAATAGTCGTGCGAAGTCTCGACATCGCCGCATTTATCCTCCCGCCACCCTCGCAAATCCTGTCCAAATTTGCCGCATCCCATCGCCTCCTGCTCTCTCACGGTCTCGTCACACTCACCGCAGCCCTCGGCGGCTTTTTCACAGGCGCATCATCGGGGCTACTTTGCGCCATAGCAATGGCCCGTTCCCGCCTGATCGAACGAATGCTCTATCCACTGGTCATCTCCACCCAAACCTTTCCAAAAGAGGCACTGGCCCCTGTCTTTGTCATCTGGTTTGGGTTTGGCCTTTTGCCCAAAGTGATTATTGCGGGCCTCATTTCTTTTTTTCCCGTTGTGATCAACACCACGCGCGGTCTCTTATCCGTTGACAAATCCATCCTCGACTTAATGCGATCACTCTCGGCCAGCCAACGACAAATTTTTTTTAAAGTGCGCTTGCCCAATGCCATTCCCTATCTTTTTGCCGCACTCAAAATGTGCATCACGCTCAGTGTGATTGGCGCGGTAGTCGGCGAATTTGTCGGCTCCAGTGCAGGTCTGGGCCACCTCATTCGGCTCGCCAATTCAGAACTCGCCACCGATTTGATGTTTGCCGCTCTGCTCGCACTCGGGTGTATGGGCACGGGCCTGTTTTTGCTCGTTGACGGCCTCGAAAAAACAGCCCTGCGCCGTTGGGGCGGCGCCGTTGAAACCATAGGTCGATAA
- a CDS encoding polymer-forming cytoskeletal protein: MLVKRKVRRKKLTRNDVIYIMWMLINFLEERSMDRNTNFDKTMNTIIGRGAVSEGHFQIAAGVRVDGILKGELESSGTLIVGKSGVIEANVKVRDALISGRIVGNLVAEEKVHLQSQATFIGKIQTGVLIVEDGAVFKADCDAGSDIQGVDRLSDETAEVQREEA, from the coding sequence ATGCTTGTCAAGCGGAAAGTTCGAAGAAAGAAATTGACTCGAAATGATGTGATTTATATTATGTGGATGCTGATAAATTTTTTGGAGGAGAGATCCATGGATCGCAACACAAATTTTGACAAGACCATGAATACCATTATTGGACGTGGGGCAGTCTCTGAAGGTCATTTTCAAATTGCGGCTGGCGTGCGTGTGGATGGGATCTTGAAGGGGGAACTCGAGTCATCCGGAACGCTGATTGTGGGGAAGTCGGGTGTTATTGAGGCCAATGTGAAGGTGCGCGACGCATTGATCAGCGGGCGCATTGTGGGGAATCTGGTGGCTGAAGAAAAAGTGCATTTGCAGTCGCAAGCCACTTTTATTGGGAAAATTCAAACGGGCGTCTTGATCGTTGAAGATGGCGCTGTTTTTAAAGCTGACTGCGATGCGGGTAGTGATATACAAGGGGTTGATCGATTATCAGATGAAACGGCGGAGGTGCAACGCGAGGAAGCTTAG